Genomic DNA from Corylus avellana chromosome ca4, CavTom2PMs-1.0:
GAAACTGAGCGAAAATTGTTGTTGTGTTACTGTTTAGCCTCTTtaggctttgatcaaattaagagaataataCATGTTAGTGGTACTACTCATCATAAATAGTTGCATTTGTTCTATATCGGTAATGTATATTGGTAATTCGATCGTCTATCTTACGGGGTtgtgatttaacttgaaaattttaggttcatgcATCATGtcaaagtttaaaactcttGATTCGTTctttaaaaggaaagaagccgACATTTCGAAAAGTAATACACCGTTTGATCTTAATACTGGAACTTCAAATCCCGATGAGCGTCATCTTAAATCTTcaagggttgaagatgaagaatatCCTTGCGGAGAAGCTCTAATTACGGAGACACAAGAGGTTCATTTTGCATTATCCACACATAATGTTGATGAAGTTGATATTTCTTCTATAGAACGTGATCCAGGATTACGTCCTCCGATGTGGGACTATCCAGTCAATCAACGGGATGAAATAAGGCGAGCTTATTTGAACTATGGTCCACATCAACTTATTCTTCGAAAGGAACAATATCCACTTTCTGGACCAAAAAAGCACCCTCGTCGCTTTCAAGCTTCTTGGTTCACACAATTTTCAACTTGGCTTGAGTATTCTCGTTCTACGGATGCTGCATATTGTCTACCATGTTATCTTTTTTCTACGAAAGCACTTGGACGTCCTGGATGTGATGTATTTACTATAAAGGGATTTAGAAGTTGGAAAAAGGTTCATGATGGaaaaaattgtgcctttttGACTCATATTGGGGAAGATCCTTGTTCACCTCACAATAATGCAGTGAAATATTGTGAGGATTTGCGAAATCAAGCACAACATATTGATAAAGTATTGAATGCACAAAGTACCGAACAAATTCTAAATAATCGACTTTGTGTGAAAACTTCTATTGATGTTGCTCGGTGGCTTACATTTCAAGGATGTGCTTTAGGAGGTCATGATGAGACTCTTAATTCAAAAAATCGAGGTAATTTTCTTGAGATGATTCAAATTTTGGCATCATATAATGAGAAAGTTGCAAGtattgttttggaaaatgctcCACAATCTGCAAAGTACACTTCACATACAATTCAAAAGGAGATTTTGCATGTCATTGCAAGTAAAGTGCGAAATAAAATTCATGAAGATATTGGAGACTCtaaattttgcattattgttgatgaagcacgagatgagtctaagagagagcaaatggctattgttttgagatttgttgacaaagatggttttatacaagaacgTTTCTTTGATATAGTTCATGTTAAAGATACATCGGCATTAACTCTAAAGAATGGAATATCTGATGTTCTCTCTCGTTATCTccttgatattcaaaatatccGTGGACAAGGATATGATGGTGCCAGTAACATGCGTGGTGAATGGAAATgattgcaagcattatttcttaatgattgtCCTTGTGCATACTATATTCATTGTTTTGCTCATCGATTACAATTAACATTAGTTGCTGCATCTAGAGAGGTGGATTTTGTTCATGTGttcacaaatttgaattttattatcaatgTGGCCAGTGCTTCATGTAAACGTCATGATCTACTACAAGCTGTTCATGCAACACAAATTGCACATATGCAAGCTATTGGTGAGCTTGAAACTGGAAAAGGGGCTAaccaaattggcactttgaaGCGAGTTGGTGATTCTCGTTGGGGTTctcattttaattctatttgtagcATGATAAGGATGTTTGATGCTACTTGTACAGTGCTTGAAGATGTTCAAAGAGAAGGAGGTACTTACTCTCAACGAGG
This window encodes:
- the LOC132179584 gene encoding uncharacterized protein LOC132179584; the encoded protein is MSKFKTLDSFFKRKEADISKSNTPFDLNTGTSNPDERHLKSSRVEDEEYPCGEALITETQEVHFALSTHNVDEVDISSIERDPGLRPPMWDYPVNQRDEIRRAYLNYGPHQLILRKEQYPLSGPKKHPRRFQASWFTQFSTWLEYSRSTDAAYCLPCYLFSTKALGRPGCDVFTIKGFRSWKKVHDGKNCAFLTHIGEDPCSPHNNAVKYCEDLRNQAQHIDKVLNAQSTEQILNNRLCVKTSIDVARWLTFQGCALGGHDETLNSKNRGNFLEMIQILASYNEKVASIVLENAPQSAKYTSHTIQKEILHVIASKVRNKIHEDIGDSKFCIIVDEARDESKREQMAIVLRFVDKDGFIQERFFDIVHVKDTSALTLKNGISDVLSRYLLDIQNIRGQGYDGASNMRGEWK